CCCGGTTATACGACCGCGCGCCGCTACATCCAATCCGGAATCAGAACCGGCCCCGTTCAGGTCACGCCGGCATCCAGTTGCCGTGGAATCCGAACGGGATGCGGCAGGGCAGGTGGATTTCGGCCACCGAAGGCCCCGCGAAGTCCCGGGCATCGAGGATCACGAGATCGGACCGGTCGGTTGCTGCGTCGTAGACGTATGCGAGCAGCCAGCCGGCGTCCTCTTCGCCGGAGGACGGATCGGGCGCGAACACCGCCTCGCCGGGAAACCGCGAAGAACCGAAGTCGTGCTCGACCGAGACGCCGCCGGCAAGATCGTACTTGAGCAGCGACGTTGCGGCGGAGTCGCGCGACGAGAGGTTGCGCACCGCATAGCCGTAGCGGTGCTTCGAGCCGCACAGCCGGTCGTCGATGCGCGGGAACTCGATCGGCCGGTCGTCGAGCGCCGATTCGGTGACACTGCCGCGCCCGAGATCGATTTCCCAGCGATGAAGATACGCAAGATCGAAGCGGGCCGTGCCCTCGCGCCACAGCTCCGGATAGCGCGCGACGTCGATCGTGATGCGGTCGCCGGTTTCGAACGCGTTCATCGGATGAAAAACGTAACAGGGGGCGACGTCGAACCAGCGCACGGCGCCGCTGTCGTCGCCGCGCTTCATCACGCCGATGCGCGCGCCGTAGGCGTCGTCCCAGCGGTACGGCATCTGGCCGCGCATCGCGCGCTCGAAATCGAAGACCACCGGCAGGTCCATGAACAGCACGTGGCCCGACGTGATCGCGAAGTCGTGCATCATCGTCGGTCCCGGCACGTCGATCGGCACGCTTCGCACGAGCGCGCCGCTCGCGTCCGTGCAGTGGTACGTGAGGAACGGCGAAAACCAGTTGTAGTCGAAGAAGTGCATCTCGCCGGTCTGCGGACAGATCTTCGGATGCGCGGTCATGCCGGTTGTCAGGCGGCCTCCGAAGTCAAAGTTCCCGACGGTTTCCAGGCCCGGCGAGATCTCCCACGGCCTCGTCGTTTCTGCGAGTGCGAGGATGCGGCCGGCGTGACGAACGATATTGGTGTTGGCCGGCCCCGCGGCCAGGTCGCGGCTTCCGTCTGCCTGGACGACTCGCGCGCGGTCGGTGAGCTGCTTCGTGCGAATCCAGCGGTTCCGGTACCAGAGTGCCTTTCCGCTCTCGAGGGCAACTCCGTGCAGCATGCCGTCGCCGAAGAACCAGTGGGGCGGCGTCGTGCCCTTCGGATTCGGGCCGTTTCGAAGATAGGTGCCCACGAGCGCCGTCGGGATCGCGCCGTCGACGCTGAGAGACGTCGAACTCGTTTCGGTCTCGACCGGCGCGTAGTTGCCGCGAAGGAAGAACGGGAGTTTTTCCAGGCTGGCGGAGGTTTCTTCCGCAACGGTTGCCGTGCTCATGCCCGGATCCTGCTGCGGTCGGCTGCCGGCGTCAACGACTCCGACTGGCGGCAGAGGCGCCCCCCGGCATAGTCTTGGGCGCCGCCATGCCGTCGTTTTCGCTCCACGCTCGCGCCCCTCTCGCGCTCGTCCTGCTGATCGGCTGCGGCCACGGCGCGCCGACCGCTCCTCCCGCCGCCAGCGCCCAGGGTTTCGCCGACCAGCTCGCCGAGTTTCCCCGCAAGGTGATCGAAGCCGCTCCCGGCGTGCACGTCGCCGTCGGCTACGGGCTCGCCAACTCGGTGCTGATCACCGGCGAAGGCGCCAACGTCATCGTCGATACGATGGAAAGCGCCGAAGCTGCGGCGCCCGTGCGCGATGAATTTCGCAAGATCAGTACGGCGCCGGTCGCGGCGATCGTCTACACGCACAACCACGCCGACCACATCTTCGGAGCCGGCGTGATGGCCGGCAGCGACCACCCCGAAGTGATCGCGCACGCGAGCTTCGCGCCGGAGCTGCGCCGCATCATCACCGCGACGCGCGAGATCACGTACAAGCGCGCGATGCGCCAGTTCGGGACTCTTCTTGCCGACGCCGACCGTATCCACTGCGGAGTGGGGCCGAAGCTCGTGAGCGACGCGACGACGACGCTGTCGTTCCTGCCTCCGACGAAGACTTTCGACGGCGAGAGCCTCGATCTCACGATTGCCGGCATCCACATGCTGCTGCTGCACGTTCCCGGCGAGACTCCGGACCACATCGCCGTGTGGCTGCCCGAAAAACGCGTGCTTCTTTGCGGCGACGACTACTATCACTCGTTCCCGAATCTCTACGCGATCCGAGGCACTCCGTACCGCGACGTGCTGGGCTGGGTTGCCAGCATCGACCGCATGCGCGCGCTTCGTCCGGCGGTGCTCGTGCCCGGCCATACGCTGCCGGTCAGCGGCGAGGCCGAGATCCAGGCCCGCCTCGGCGACTATCGTGATGCGATCCAGTTCGTCCACGACCAGACGCTGCACGCGATGAACGACG
This genomic window from Candidatus Binatia bacterium contains:
- a CDS encoding carotenoid oxygenase family protein encodes the protein MSTATVAEETSASLEKLPFFLRGNYAPVETETSSTSLSVDGAIPTALVGTYLRNGPNPKGTTPPHWFFGDGMLHGVALESGKALWYRNRWIRTKQLTDRARVVQADGSRDLAAGPANTNIVRHAGRILALAETTRPWEISPGLETVGNFDFGGRLTTGMTAHPKICPQTGEMHFFDYNWFSPFLTYHCTDASGALVRSVPIDVPGPTMMHDFAITSGHVLFMDLPVVFDFERAMRGQMPYRWDDAYGARIGVMKRGDDSGAVRWFDVAPCYVFHPMNAFETGDRITIDVARYPELWREGTARFDLAYLHRWEIDLGRGSVTESALDDRPIEFPRIDDRLCGSKHRYGYAVRNLSSRDSAATSLLKYDLAGGVSVEHDFGSSRFPGEAVFAPDPSSGEEDAGWLLAYVYDAATDRSDLVILDARDFAGPSVAEIHLPCRIPFGFHGNWMPA
- a CDS encoding alkyl sulfatase dimerization domain-containing protein; translation: MPSFSLHARAPLALVLLIGCGHGAPTAPPAASAQGFADQLAEFPRKVIEAAPGVHVAVGYGLANSVLITGEGANVIVDTMESAEAAAPVRDEFRKISTAPVAAIVYTHNHADHIFGAGVMAGSDHPEVIAHASFAPELRRIITATREITYKRAMRQFGTLLADADRIHCGVGPKLVSDATTTLSFLPPTKTFDGESLDLTIAGIHMLLLHVPGETPDHIAVWLPEKRVLLCGDDYYHSFPNLYAIRGTPYRDVLGWVASIDRMRALRPAVLVPGHTLPVSGEAEIQARLGDYRDAIQFVHDQTLHAMNDGQTADDIASTLRLPSSLAAKPWLAERYGRVDWSVRAIFDGYLGWFSGDAADLSPLTRRERADRMAAMAGGSDKLRDQASAALERGDARWALELSGDLAALGEFTTVARSIRAAALRLLAQSEPSANGRNYELTEALEAEEKVTVEAPDPSRTPESLIAAIPVGDFLRAMTVRLDAAKAEGKSYSVGLVFPDIGEKWGMRVHNSVAELVAQVPDDATMTVTCDSKVWKEILTRRRNATAAFASGAVSVDRNRLELVRFLFLFR